Proteins encoded together in one Labrus mixtus chromosome 18, fLabMix1.1, whole genome shotgun sequence window:
- the itpka gene encoding inositol-trisphosphate 3-kinase A, protein MPKECRRKSSKDLVLCGTALNEGPRSERRPAGKPACDDLVQKASQVTACSAAEAPPVMDSRRVPQVTITPEGGGSSREMKQEDWEDPVDGALRRKLSNSSISSTGSSAVESEDDLLSDNESKSKGIITLEPLVDTGESKPWWKLKTIVHWPFSATQRRKLSWVQLAGHKGNFKAADEGTILKKFSEIEVQCFEKLREDALLPFVPGYHGVVEKDGESFLHMTDLLATFELPNVMDCKMGMRTYLEEELVRARERPKPREDLYRKMVEVDGDGPTPQEHSQRGVTKPRYMQWRESMSSTNTLGFRIEGIKKSDGTCRTDFKKTRSRHHVIQVFRDFVGGNVIILKSYLSRLTDIQQALKTSDFFRQHEVIGSSLLFIHDHTGNAQVWIIDFGKTTALPEGHTLNHDIPWQEGNREDGYLWGLENLIQTLKSVSNEGTSGETCCSVTKEKNQTTETDGQ, encoded by the exons ATGCCCAAAGAGTGCCGGAGAAAGAGCTCGAAAGACTTGGTGCTCTGTGGGACTGCTCTGAACGAGGGGCCACGTTCGGAGCGCAGACCAGCAGGGAAGCCAGCATGCGATGATCTCGTCCAGAAAGCCTCTCAGGTCACCGCGTGTTCCGCTGCCGAAGCGCCGCCCGTGATGGATTCCCGCCGGGTACCGCAGGTCACCATCACCCCGGAGGGAGGCGGCTCCTCTCGGGAGATGAAGCAGGAGGACTGGGAGGATCCAGTGGACGGTGCCCTGCGTAGAAAACTGTCCaactcctccatctcctccacgGGCTCCTCTGCTGTGGAGTCAGAGGATGACTTGCTGAGTGACAACGAGAGCAAAAGCAAAGGCATCATCACGTTAGAGCCTCTGGTGGACACTGGAGAG AGCAAGCCATGGTGGAAGTTAAAGACGATCGTCCACTGGCCCTTCAGTGCTACCCAGAGGAGGAAACTGAGCTGGGTTCAGCTGGCCGGGCACAAAG gaAACTTCAAAGCCGCAGACGAGGGCACTATCCTGAAGAAGTTCTCAGAAATTGAGGTGCAGTGTTTCGAGAAGCTGAGGGAGGACGCTCTGCTCCCATTCGTGCCCGGTTACCATGGCGTTGTGGAAAAAGATGGGGAGTCTTTTCTTCATATGACTGACCTGCTGGCGACCTTTGAGCTTCCTAATGTCATGGACTGCAAGATGGGAATGAG GACGTACTTAGAGGAGGAGCTGGTGCGGGCACGGGAGCGGCCCAAGCCGAGGGAGGACCTGTACAGAAAAATGGTGGAGGTGGACGGCGATGGGCCGACGCCTCAGGAGCACTCTCAACGAGGAGTCACCAAACCTCGCTACATGCAGTGGAGGGAGAGCATGAGCTCCACCAACACGCTGGGCTTCCGGATCGAGGGGATCAAG aaatcTGATGGTACATGTCGAACTGACTTCAAGAAGACCCGATCGAGGCATCATGTCATCCAGGTGTTCAGAGACTTTGTTGGAGGCAATGTCATCATTCTA AAGTCCTACCTGAGCAGACTGACAGACATCCAGCAGGCCCTGAAGACATCCGACTTCTTCAGACAACATGAG GTCATTGGCAGCTCTTTGCTCTTTATCCACGACCACACGGGCAATGCCCAGGTCTGGATTATTGACTTTGGAAAGACCACAGCGTTACCAGAGGGCCACACGTTAAACCATGACATTCCCTGGCAGGAAGGCAACCGCGAGGACGGCTACCTGTGGGGGCTGGAAAACCTCATCCAAACACTGAAGTCTGTAAGCAATGAAGGGACTAGTGGAGAAACATGTTGCTCAGTTAccaaagagaaaaatcaaactacagAAACAGATGGTCAATGA